A genome region from Bacteroidota bacterium includes the following:
- a CDS encoding T9SS type A sorting domain-containing protein, producing MGLLVYSDSLSQAMSSITPMTIGYYWWVAEGTTLMPCIYGTPYMLYPVIHTDDQAGTFYLDYMIGDNGVHLNHDRSDHHLITVGLHENITVTNANDNGPGSLREAIDQVDFYGTIDFNLNAGDTILLQEQLDIHKDINITGHTDMPVVISGNHQSRVMYIDDSRNPQFSDVHIVHGNADNGGGIYCGANSIVTLRSVTIAHNTANNGGGIYIDYGANVILDSINYCNVFLNKSSSGLGADIFASTFTNLMVDTFSVLYPTKFYLYPYEYFTCNIQNSKIHQVDADLYVSPAGDNSNSGLTSGEPLKTIRYAFSLLRLDSLHQNSIYLLNGTYSPSINAEPFPINMLNYLSIIGESESGVILDAEGSSVVMIIENESLNNLRGITITGGLEEPFGHAVKCLNSNVDFEDITITDNKGGGIYFWDSFINMEDVKITNNSMSGVVASWGGRGGGIYGIDSDLNLKNVLVSNNKADYTGGGIFLESSSAMMEGVTVSYNKAYYGGGIYAYYWTNVIYDSLNRCNIYLNEANYGNDIKTNGLVVVDTFTVLHPSKFHAEGDIEFDILHAKKEQAETDLYVSPGGDDENSGLTAEDPLKTIRFAELIIRADTASQHTIRLLEGIYGPSYNGEKMPVYIKDYISICGENTHGVILDAEDQSGVMHIDSDIGTKISNLTITGGNEHYGAGLFCSGNSEIENLIVRNNTAVDGAGIDVNGEGTFLKNVLVMDNNAQYCGGIACRNGGQFTAENITVTNNTGGRAGGIYLGNGAAAVMRNSIISGNNGYAVSFLSFNSWNYFMSSWSNINGWVNTNSNGSFTHTGIYLSEDPLFDGTGDHPFALSEGSPCIDAGNPVLTGNIPEWDLIGNQRVWDGDGNGEAIIDMGAYEFGSLPVGDEELLVTGCGINVYPNPCSNVVRLRLTTNDYRLTVCDLYTISGLWIRRLVNEVMPAGVHEMELDVSALPEGVYLVRLQAGDGVVTKKLVKINACLP from the coding sequence ATGGGTTTGCTTGTGTATTCTGATTCCCTTAGTCAGGCAATGAGTTCCATAACACCAATGACAATAGGCTATTACTGGTGGGTAGCTGAGGGAACAACCCTTATGCCTTGCATCTATGGAACACCCTACATGTTATACCCGGTTATCCATACTGATGACCAGGCTGGTACATTTTATCTGGATTATATGATAGGTGACAACGGAGTACATCTGAACCACGATAGAAGCGACCATCACTTGATTACTGTTGGATTACATGAAAACATAACAGTCACCAATGCAAATGACAATGGACCCGGTTCACTGCGTGAAGCTATTGACCAGGTCGACTTCTATGGAACCATTGATTTTAATCTGAATGCCGGTGATACGATATTGCTTCAGGAACAACTCGATATACACAAGGATATCAATATTACAGGGCATACAGATATGCCGGTGGTGATCTCCGGTAATCATCAGAGCAGGGTCATGTACATTGATGACAGCAGGAACCCGCAGTTTTCTGATGTCCACATCGTACATGGTAACGCTGATAATGGAGGAGGTATCTATTGCGGTGCAAATTCAATAGTTACATTAAGAAGTGTAACAATAGCTCATAATACAGCCAATAATGGAGGTGGAATATATATTGATTATGGTGCCAATGTGATCCTTGACAGCATCAATTATTGTAATGTTTTCCTGAACAAATCGAGCAGCGGTCTTGGAGCAGACATATTTGCAAGTACGTTTACAAACCTGATGGTAGACACATTCTCAGTGCTGTATCCTACCAAATTTTATCTCTATCCCTATGAGTACTTTACCTGTAACATACAAAACAGCAAAATTCATCAGGTTGATGCTGATCTTTATGTATCACCCGCAGGTGATAACTCCAATAGTGGATTAACATCAGGTGAGCCATTGAAAACCATCAGGTATGCTTTTTCGTTACTCAGGCTTGATAGCCTTCATCAAAACAGCATATATCTGCTTAACGGCACATATAGCCCCTCAATAAATGCTGAACCTTTTCCTATAAATATGCTCAATTATTTAAGCATCATAGGTGAATCAGAATCAGGAGTAATACTTGATGCAGAGGGATCGTCAGTTGTTATGATAATAGAAAACGAATCGCTGAACAACTTAAGAGGGATTACCATAACCGGAGGCCTTGAAGAACCCTTTGGCCATGCGGTCAAGTGCCTTAATTCAAATGTTGATTTCGAGGATATTACAATAACCGATAACAAGGGAGGCGGAATTTATTTCTGGGATTCATTCATTAACATGGAAGATGTTAAAATTACTAATAATTCAATGAGTGGAGTGGTTGCTTCATGGGGAGGAAGAGGAGGCGGAATTTACGGAATTGATTCAGATCTTAACCTTAAAAATGTCTTGGTTTCAAACAACAAAGCGGATTATACCGGTGGGGGGATCTTTCTTGAGAGTTCCAGCGCCATGATGGAAGGCGTAACAGTTTCATATAATAAGGCTTATTATGGTGGCGGAATATATGCATATTATTGGACCAATGTAATTTATGATAGCCTGAACAGGTGTAATATTTACCTGAATGAAGCCAATTATGGCAACGACATCAAAACAAATGGTTTAGTTGTCGTTGATACGTTTACAGTATTGCATCCAAGCAAATTCCATGCTGAAGGTGATATTGAATTCGATATCCTCCATGCCAAAAAAGAGCAGGCCGAGACCGACCTCTATGTTTCACCAGGCGGGGATGATGAAAACAGCGGGCTGACAGCAGAAGACCCTCTAAAAACAATCAGGTTTGCTGAACTTATAATACGGGCTGATACAGCAAGTCAGCATACAATCAGATTGCTTGAAGGAATATATGGCCCATCATATAATGGCGAGAAAATGCCTGTCTATATAAAAGATTATATCAGTATCTGTGGAGAAAATACACACGGGGTGATCCTGGATGCAGAAGACCAGTCGGGAGTTATGCATATTGATTCCGATATAGGCACCAAAATTTCAAACCTGACCATCACCGGGGGGAATGAACATTATGGGGCAGGCCTTTTCTGTTCAGGCAATTCGGAAATTGAGAATTTAATTGTCAGGAACAACACAGCTGTGGATGGTGCAGGTATTGATGTGAATGGTGAGGGCACATTTTTAAAGAATGTACTTGTTATGGATAATAATGCCCAGTACTGCGGGGGTATTGCCTGTCGCAATGGAGGCCAGTTTACTGCAGAAAATATCACAGTTACAAACAATACAGGAGGAAGGGCTGGAGGGATTTACCTGGGCAATGGGGCTGCAGCGGTCATGAGAAATTCCATCATATCCGGCAATAATGGCTATGCTGTATCTTTTCTAAGTTTTAACAGCTGGAATTATTTTATGTCATCCTGGTCGAACATCAATGGGTGGGTCAATACCAACAGCAATGGCAGCTTCACCCATACAGGCATTTACCTGAGTGAAGATCCGTTGTTCGATGGAACAGGTGATCACCCCTTTGCCTTATCGGAAGGCTCTCCGTGCATTGATGCCGGGAACCCTGTTTTGACTGGCAACATTCCGGAATGGGACCTTATCGGCAACCAGCGTGTTTGGGATGGTGATGGCAATGGCGAAGCAATTATCGACATGGGTGCGTATGAGTTTGGCTCCCTGCCAGTTGGTGATGAAGAGTTGCTGGTTACAGGCTGTGGGATTAATGTCTATCCAAACCCGTGCTCAAACGTGGTGCGCCTGAGATTAACGACTAACGATTACCGGTTAACGGTTTGTGATTTGTATACGATCTCGGGATTGTGGATCAGGCGATTGGTGAATGAGGTGATGCCGGCCGGCGTGCATGAGATGGAGTTAGACGTGAGTGCGTTGCCTGAAGGAGTTTATTTGGTCCGGCTTCAGGCAGGTGATGGGGTTGTTACAAAGAAGCTGGTGAAGATTAACGCCTGCCTGCCGTAG